The genome window GCTCGGTGGCCCGGCAACTGCTCAACGCGTTTGGTATCCACGTCGGCAGCCACGTGACTCGCATCGGGGAAGTAGGCTACGACCACCCGGAGGAGTATCTGGAGCGCCGCGAGAGATTGATGAAGGAAGGCGGTGCGCAGGCCGTGTACAGGGCGGCTGATGAGAGCGAGACCCGAATGCTCGATCCGGAGATGACCGAGCGTTCCATCGAACATATCGAAGAAGCGAAAGCAGCTAAAGACTCGCTCGGGGGGGCGTACGAAGTGATCGTGACCGGCGTCCCGGTTGGACTCGGCTCGTACGTCCACTGGGATCGGCGCCTAGATGGTCAGTTGGTGCAGGCGATTTGCTCGATCCAGGCGCAGAAAGCAGCCGAAGTCGGCGATGGCTTTCGGAATGCGGCCCGGCCGGGGTCGAAAGTGCACGACCCAATTGTGCTGGATGACGACGATGATTTCGCCCGGCGCACAAACCATGCGGGAGGCATTGAAGGAGGAACAACCAACGGAATGCCTGTCATCGTTCGGGGCTACATGAAACCCATCCCCACCCTAATCAAGCCGCTAGACTCGGTGGACACAGCGACCAGGGAGCCGAAACCGACGCGTTATGAGCGAAGCGACATTACGAGTGTCCCCGCTGCATCAACGGTGGCGGAAGCGACGGTGGCGTACACGATAGCAAACGCGCTGCTGGAGAAATTCGGAGGAGATAGTCTGCCGGAGATTCGCCGGCACATTGAGACGCACCGTGCTAAAACCACGGACTGAGTTCACCGCCTTGCTGAAGTCGGCGGCTACAGACATTAGGGACCTCGTGGACGGACACTATTCGGAACGCGTTGACCAGATGGTTGAGTCTGGGAACCCGTCTTGTTATCTTCTCAGATAACGTGCGATGTCCCCGATCGCCTGTGGCGTGTCCATCATTATCGCCTTACCTGCTCTACGCGGTTCTTGCCTCAGGCCGCACGACCATTTTCTATCGCTTTATGAGTTCACTTTCGTCGTCGCCATCCACCCGGTCGACACAGGACGTCGGTCCAGATGATCTGATTCGGGTCGAAACGGTTCAGACGCTTACGGATCTTGTGGCGTCCATGCCCGGTCTCGTCATCCTGATTGATGACTCAGGCGATGTTCTCGCAGAGACGGAGGCGTGGGCTTATGGGTTTGGTTCGGAAGCCGATCTGGACAAGATTCCAGAGCGTTCGGATGCCCCCGCTTCTACCTCCGTCTCGGAGAACGACGATCGGGATGTCGACACGTCGTTCTTTGCCCGTCACGACGTCGATGGGAACTGGAGGAAGGTCGTCCGAACGTGTCTCGATAGCGAGCGGGAGGTGCGAGATTACGACGTGCCCCTGCGGATGCCCGATGGGGCCACCTACTGGATCGACTTTACGGCGCGACCCTGGCGGGCGCGTGACAGTCAGGGTGTGATGCTACACGCAGTAGACCGGTCGAATGCTCATCAGGCGGCTGTGATGCGCAGGCAGGTCGAAGACCGGTTCGACATCTTGATTGAGACGATCAGCGAGGGCGTCCTCCTGATGGATCAGAGCGGGGTGTTTCGCGATTGCAATCACGCAGCTGAAAAAATTCTGGGGCGCCCGGCGGCAGACATTGTCGGTTCGCGTTTTTCAGATAATCAGTGGAAAGGATTACGGCGTGATGGGACGCCGCTGCCCAATGCGGAATTTCCATTCTGGCAGGCCGTGGTGGAGCGTGAGGCAATCCACGAAGAGGTCATGGGGCTCTATCCACCGGACGGGCCGCCGCGCTGGATCCGGGTAAACGCGCAACCGCTCTTCAAGGATGAGGCGGAAGAGGAACCGTACGGTGTTCTTGCCTGCTTCGACGACATTACCGACGAGCAGTTGAAGGACGAGGCTTTACAGGCCTCGCGTGATCTACTTTCGAGCGTACTCAGCAGTTCGCTCGATGGCATCATGGTGTTCTCTGCGGTTCGAGATGATGCAGGCGCGATTGTAGATTTTGAGTGCCTGCTCGTGAATCCGCAGGCTGAGAAGATGCTGAACCGATCCTCCGAGTATCTGATCGGCACGCGGATGCTCGAGGAAATGCCGGGCCATAAAGAAAACGGACTGTTTGACGCTTACGTCGATGTCGTTCAGACGGGAGAGCCGTTCGAAACTGAAGTACACTACTCCACTGACGACTTCGACCGCTGGTTGCAGATTGTAGCCGTTCGCATTGAGGAGGGGTTTGCGTTCACGTTTCGAGACATTTCAGAACGAAAGCGCGCGGCGCAGGCGATGGCCGCAACGAACGAAAAGCTCGAGCAGCGGAATCGCGCGCTTCGCGATTTTGCCTATATCGCATCTCACGACTTGCAGGAGCCCCTTCGGAAGATTGGCGCATTTTCGAACCTCGTCCTGGAGGACTACGGCGATAAAATTGACGAGACGGGGCAGCACTATCTTGAGCGGATGCAAGACGCCGCTCGCCGAATGTCTCAGCTTATCAGCGATCTACTCGTCTATTCCCGTATTACGACG of Longibacter salinarum contains these proteins:
- the aroC gene encoding chorismate synthase, yielding MIRYLTAGESHGEALIGVVEGMPAKVPLTAEDINEHLARRWLGYGRGGRSKIENDKVHIYSGIRFSETLGSPISFRIDNGAYKKDRAGWPEKMAVDGDRGDVERVTMPRPGHADLAGMQKYEFDDIRPVIDRSSARETAMRVACCSVARQLLNAFGIHVGSHVTRIGEVGYDHPEEYLERRERLMKEGGAQAVYRAADESETRMLDPEMTERSIEHIEEAKAAKDSLGGAYEVIVTGVPVGLGSYVHWDRRLDGQLVQAICSIQAQKAAEVGDGFRNAARPGSKVHDPIVLDDDDDFARRTNHAGGIEGGTTNGMPVIVRGYMKPIPTLIKPLDSVDTATREPKPTRYERSDITSVPAASTVAEATVAYTIANALLEKFGGDSLPEIRRHIETHRAKTTD
- a CDS encoding sensor histidine kinase, producing MSSLSSSPSTRSTQDVGPDDLIRVETVQTLTDLVASMPGLVILIDDSGDVLAETEAWAYGFGSEADLDKIPERSDAPASTSVSENDDRDVDTSFFARHDVDGNWRKVVRTCLDSEREVRDYDVPLRMPDGATYWIDFTARPWRARDSQGVMLHAVDRSNAHQAAVMRRQVEDRFDILIETISEGVLLMDQSGVFRDCNHAAEKILGRPAADIVGSRFSDNQWKGLRRDGTPLPNAEFPFWQAVVEREAIHEEVMGLYPPDGPPRWIRVNAQPLFKDEAEEEPYGVLACFDDITDEQLKDEALQASRDLLSSVLSSSLDGIMVFSAVRDDAGAIVDFECLLVNPQAEKMLNRSSEYLIGTRMLEEMPGHKENGLFDAYVDVVQTGEPFETEVHYSTDDFDRWLQIVAVRIEEGFAFTFRDISERKRAAQAMAATNEKLEQRNRALRDFAYIASHDLQEPLRKIGAFSNLVLEDYGDKIDETGQHYLERMQDAARRMSQLISDLLVYSRITTQARPFKPVDLETVVENVVMDLEMQIQDVDGTVDVGQLPTIDADSTQIRQVLQNLIGNALKFHRPDVPPVVKIRSEIVEAGDESVPTHETNAARFCRIIVSDNGIGFEQKYADRIFAPFKRLHGRSEYSGTGMGLAICRRIVERHGGDIRVVSTPGEGTTFIVQLPVDRHDADAANEPSVQDHATTPATLDE